DNA from Kitasatospora herbaricolor:
TATCACGGAGTTTGATTGGCCTTTCACCCCTAACCACAGGTCATCCCCCAGGTTTTCAACCCTGGTGGGTTCGGTCCTCCACGAAGTCTTACCTCCGCTTCAACCTGCCCATGGCTAGATCACTCCGCTTCGGGTCTTGGGCATGCAACTGAAACGCCCTATTCGGACTCGCTTTCGCTACGGCTACCCCACACGGGTTAACCTCGCTACACACCGCAAACTCGCAGGCTCATTCTTCAAAAGGCACGCAGTCACGAGACACACAGCAAGCTGCATGTCCGACGCTCCCACGGCTTGTAGGCACACGGTTTCAGGTACTATTTCACTCCGCTCCCGCGGTACTTTTCACCATTCCCTCACGGTACTATCCGCTATCGGTCACCAGGGAATATTTAGGCTTAGCGGGTGGTCCCGCCAGATTCACACGGAATTTCTCGGGCTCCGTGCTACTTGGGAGAAGCTCAAGTGAGCCGCTGATGTTTCGTCTACGGGGGTCTTACCCTCTACGCCGGACCTTTCGCATGTCCTTCGACTACACCAACGGTTTCTGACTCACCCAGCCGCCGGCAGACGACTGAAGAACTTTCCCACGACCCCTCATACGCAACCCCTGCCGGGTATCACACGTATCAGGTTTAGCCTCATCCGGTTTCGCTCGCCACTACTCCCGGAATCACGGTTGTTTTCTCTTCCTGCGGGTACTGAGATGTTTCACTTCCCCGCGTTCCCTCCACATACCCTATGTGTTCAGGTATGGGTGACAGCCCATGACGACTGCCGGGTTTCCCCATTCGGAAACCCCCGGATCAAAGCCTGGTTGACGGCTCCCCGGGGACTATCGTGGCCTCCCACGTCCTTCATCGGTTCCTGGTGCCAAGGCATCCACCGTGCGCCCTTAAAAACTTGGCCACAGATGCTCGCGTCCACTGTGCAGTTCTCAAACAACGACCAGTCACCCACCATCAAACCCCCGAAACGAGGATCATCAAGTAGGACCGGCACTGAAGCAACGACCATACGGCCGTTCCCTCAGGACCCAACAACGTGCCCGACACACCAGACCCTCAGAAACACTTTCCACGCCGAAGCAGTACTCGTGAAGCCCTTGGACCTCGTGTGCCGAATAGTCAACGTTCCACCCATGAGCAACCAACTTGAGGCATTCGCTCAAGTCTGGCCATGTGCTCCTTAGAAAGGAGGTGATCCAGCCGCACCTTCCGGTACGGCTACCTTGTTACGACTTCGTCCCAATCGCTGGTCCCACCTTCGACGGCTCCTCCCCTTACGGGTTAGGCCACCGGCTTCGGGTGTTACCGACTTTCGTGACGTGACGGGCGGTGTGTACAAGGCCCGGGAACGTATTCACCGCAGCATGCTGATCTGCGATTACTAGCAACTCCAACTTCATGGGGTCGAGTTGCAGACCCCAATCCGAACTGAGGCCGGCTTTTTGGGATTCGCTCCGCCTCGCGGCATCGCAGCCCTTTGTACCGACCATTGTAGCACGTGTGCAGCCCAAGACATAAGGGGCATGATGATTTGACGTCGTCCCCACCTTCCTCCGAGTTGACCCCGGCAGTCTCCTGTGAGTCCCCATCACCCCGAAAGGCATGCTGGCAACACAGAACAAGGGTTGCGCTCGTTGCGGGACTTAACCCAACATCTCACGACACGAGCTGACGACAACCATGCACCACCTGTATACCGACCACAAGGGGGCGACCATCTCTGGCCGTTTCCGGTATATGTCAAGCCTTGGTAAGGTTCTTCGCGTTGCGTCGAATTAAGCCACATGCTCCGCTGCTTGTGCGGGCCCCCGTCAATTCCTTTGAGTTTTAGCCTTGCGGCCGTACTCCCCAGGCGGGGAACTTAATGCGTTAGCTGCGGCACCGACGACGTGGAATGTCGCCAACACCTAGTTCCCAACGTTTACGGCGTGGACTACCAGGGTATCTAATCCTGTTCGCTCCCCACGCTTTCGCTCCTCAGCGTCAGTAATGGCCCAGAGATCCGCCTTCGCCACCGGTGTTCCTCCTGATATCTGCGCATTTCACCGCTACACCAGGAATTCCGATCTCCCCTACCACACTCTAGCCTGCCCGTATCGAATGCAGACCCGGGGTTAAGCCCCGGGCTTTCACATCCGACGCGACAGGCCGCCTACGAGCTCTTTACGCCCAATAATTCCGGACAACGCTCGCACCCTACGTATTACCGCGGCTGCTGGCACGTAGTTAGCCGGTGCTTCTTCTGCAGGTACCGTCACTTGCGCTTCTTCCCTGCTGAAAGAGGTTTACAACCCGAAGGCCGTCATCCCTCACGCGGCGTCGCTGCATCAGGCTTTCGCCCATTGTGCAATATTCCCCACTGCTGCCTCCCGTAGGAGTCTGGGCCGTGTCTCAGTCCCAGTGTGGCCGGTCGCCCTCTCAGGCCGGCTACCCGTCGTCGCCTTGGTAGGCCATTACCCCACCAACAAGCTGATAGGCCGCGGGCTCATCCTGCACCGCCGGAGCTTTACACCAACCCCCATGCGGAGGAAGGTCATATCCGGTATTAGACCCCGTTTCCAGGGCTTGTCCCAGAGTGCAGGGCAGATTGCCCACGTGTTACTCACCCGTTCGCCACTGATCCACCCCGAAGGGCTTCACCGTTCGACTTGCATGTGTTAAGCACGCCGCCAGCGTTCGTCCTGAGCCAGGATCAAACTCTCCGTGAATGTCTGCTCGTAATCGAGCGGCCACTCGCGTTGAGCGGCACGGCAACCACCGGAATAGGGCGGCCCCGCGCACTGCGTCCTCGCTAGTGTTTTGTTACTAAAGGAATCTCCAACCCCGATCAGAGATCGAGGCCGGGGATGTCAACATATCTGGCGTTGACTTTTGGCACGCTGTTGAGTTCTCAAGGAACGGACACTTCCTTCGAGCCACTCTCGTGAACTCTCCGGGCGCTTCGTTCGTGTTTCCAGCTTAGCAGATGTTTCCCGCTCCGTTTTCCGGAGTTTCGCTTCCCTGCCTTGCTTTCCTTTGGCCTTTCGGCACTCCCAGACTCTACCAGAGCCTTTCGTGCTTCCCGGCCTTCAGGAGGCTTTCGCCGGCCCGACCTGACGGTCCGTCCGACGACTCAAACTCTAGCCCAGCCCCGCCCCGAAAGGCGAATCCAAGCCAATCCGCTAAACACACACATGCCAATTAACCGCACAGGAATAGGCCGAAGCGAAAAACCCATGACGATGCGATGGAAGGTGGTTCATGGAGTGGCCGCCCCGGGACCGTCCGCGCTGACTGCGTGTCCGGTGCTCCCTGCCGAGCGACTAGTCAACACTACGCGCACCGGGCGTCCGAGGCAAACGGCCCGGCCGGACGATCCGGCTGCAGGCCGCGCGCGCCGCCTTCACGTACTCACCGTTCGGGTGGTCGTTCGAGCTGACCCGCTGTCGGGCCTCGGGTTCGGGCTGTCCGCCCGCCATGTGCCGGCGCAGGAGTCGCTCCTCCCGGACGCTGTCCTCGGCGTCGACGTACCAGAGTTCGCGGAGCAGGGTTCGGGCCTCGGGCCAGGGGGTCTCCGCCGAGGCGAGGTAGTTGCCCTCGGTGATGACCAGCCGGGTGCGCGGGGTGACGAGGTGGCGGGCGGCCACCGGCTCGTCCAGCTCGCGGTCGAAGTCGGGGACGTAGATGTCGTGGAAGCGGTCCTCGGCGACGCGGCGGAGCAGGGCGACGTACCCGTGGGCGTCGAAGGTGCTCGGGGCACCCTTGCGGGCTCGCAGGCCGAGGCGGTCCAGCTGGGTGTTGGAGAGGTGGAAGCCGTCCAGCGGGAGGTAGGCCGCGGCGTCGGGGCCCTCGGACCGGCAGACCTTGGCGACCAGGTACCGGGCGAGCGTGGACTTGCCCGCCGCGGGTGGACCGGTGAGGCCGAGGATCACGCGGCTGCCGCTGCCCCGCCCGCGCAGCAGGCCGACGGCCGGCTCCGTCAGATCGAGCGGATCGTCGAGGGCCTGCCGGCGGCCGTCCGTCGCCGGACCGGCCGGCGGCGCTGCCGTTTCGGTGTTCAGCGTGTCGTCGTGCATGGGCGCACCCTACTCAGCGCACCCGGCGGTACTCAGCCCACCCGGCGCTCGCCCCCGGAGGTGCAGGCGGCGGCGGTGCGCCTGGGAGCACCTCCCGCGCCTGGAGCGCCGTCGCCCGGACCGGTCAGTGCCCGCGTTCCGCCAGGGCCGGCACTTCGAGGGTCAGCGCACCGGCGTCCGCGTCGAGCAGGGCCGGCACCCCGAGCGGGACGGTGAGGCTGGAGGGGCCGTGGCCGAAGCCGAGCTCCCAGAGGACCGGGACGCCGAGCGGCCCGAGGCGGTCGAGCATGACCTCCCGCACCCGTTCCGGCCGGCCGCAGCCCGACCAGGAGCCGAGGGCCACGCCCGCCACGCCGTCCAGTGCTCCCGAGCGCAGGAGCTGGGTGAGGATCCGGTCGAGCTGGTAGGGCTGCTCGTTGACGTCCTCCAGGACGAGCACCGCGCCCTCGAAGGACGGCCGGGCTCCCGGCGTGCCCCGCTCGGCGGCCAGGACGGAGGCGCAGCCGCCCGCCGTGATCCCCCGGGCCCGCCCGGGTACCAGGGTGCCGGCGGTGGCCGAGTTCAGCACGGTCGTGGCGGCCGGCTGGAAGAGCGTGCGGCGCAGGTGCTCGGCGGTCGGCCCGTCGGTCAGGAAGGTCTGGGCGGAGACCATCGGCCCGTAGAGGGTGGCCAGTCCGAGGCGCTGGGCGAAGGCCTCGTGCAGGGAGGTCACGTCGCTGTAGCCGACCAGCACCTTGGGGGGTGCCGTCCGCAGGGCGTCCCAGTCGAGCAGGTCCACCATGCGGTGCACGCCGTACCCGCCGCGGGCGCAGACGACCGCGGCGATCGTGGGGTCGAGCCAGGCCGCCCGGAGGTCGGCGGCGCGGTCCGCGTCCCGGCCGGCCAGGTGGCCGAGGGCGGGGTGGGTGTCGAGGACGTGGGGTGCGACCTCGACCTCAAGCCCCCAGGAACGCAGGACGGCGCAGCCGGCGGTGAGCCGGTCCGGGTCGACCGGGCTGCTGGGGGCGACCACCGCGACGCGGTCCCCGGGGCGCAGGTGCGGGGGGCGGGTGAGTGCTCGCAGCCGTCCGGTCCGCGGGGGCGGCGGGTAGTGCGGGGGTGCCGGCCGGACCGGTCCGGCCGCCTGCTCGGGCGGGTGCTGAGCCATCGCCTGGTCCTCCCCGTTGGTGATGTCCGACTGACCAAGGTATGCCCGGCCCGGCTCAGGCCGATCCCACCGCCCCCATCGCGGCCCGCACCTCGGCCAGGGTCGCGTCGGCGACGGCGTTCGCACGTTCGGCGCCGGTGCGCAGGACCTGGCGGATGTGGGCGCGGTCGGCGGCGAGTTCCGCGCGGCGCGCCCGGATCGGTCGCAGGTGCTCGTTGACGGCCTCGGTGACGGTGCGTTTGAGGGCGGCCGCGCCGCCGTCGCCGATCTCCTCGGCCAGTTCTCCGGGCGTGCGGTCCTGGCAGAGGGCGGCGAGCTGGAGCAGGCCGGCGACCCCGGGCCGCCCGGCCGGGTCGTAGCTGATCCGGCGTTCGGCGTCCGTCCTGGCCCCGCGCACCAGGCGGGCGGTCTCGTCCTCGTCGGCGGCGAGCACGATGGCGTTGCCGCGGCTCTTGCTCATCTTGCCGCCGTCGGTGCCGGGCAGCAGGGGCGCTTCGGAGAGCAGCGCCCGTGGGCGCGGGAAGATGCCGGCGCCGTAGCGCTCGTTGAAGCGGCGGGCGACGGTGCGGGCGACCTCCAGGTGCGGGAGCTGGTCCTGGCCGACGGGTACCAGGTCGGCCTTGCAGAAGAGGATGTCGGCGGCCTGGTGCACGGGGTAGGTGAACATCAGGCCGCTGACGGCGGACTGCCGGGAGTGCGCGATCTCGTCCTTGACGGTGGGGTTGCGGCCGAGTTCGGCGACGCTGACCAGGCTGAGGAAGGGCAGCAGCAGCTGGTTGAGGGCCGGTACGGCGCTGTGGGCGAAGATCGTGGCGGATTCGGGGTCGAGTCCGGTGGCGAGGTAGTCGATCACCAGGTTCTCGCTGTGCTCCGCGAGCCGGTCGGCGATGTCGCGGTCGGTGATGACCTGGTAGTCAGCGACGACGACGAAGAGTTCGGCGCCCTGCCGCTGGAGGCGGACGCGGTTGCGCAGGGTGCCGAAGTAGTGGCCCAGGTGCAGCGGGCCGGTCGGGCGGTCGCCGGTGAGGACGCGGCGGCCGGCCGGTCCCTCCGGGTCGGTGCCCAGGTCGGCGGAGGCGGGCTCGGGCCGGGTGGTGGTGATGGTCATGGGGGTCTCCTCCGGTGGTCGCCGCCGTCCGGGCGGCCGCTGCACACGGGAGGAAACGCGGCAGGGCCGTCCGTAACGGACGGCCCTGGTCATGTCTGGGGTGGCCGTCCTAGGACGGCCACCAGCCCAGGCATGCGAAGCGCTTCATGATGTCGAGCATAGGGGACGGCGGGGCGTGGCGGGGTGGGCCGGAGCGGTCAGTCCTCCACGACGAGGGCCGGGGTGTCCTTGCGGAGCGTCTCGCCGCGGAAGAACTCCGGCCGGTACACGCCGTACCAGACCATCAGGACGGCGCCGAGCAGCAGGATGCCGACGCCGATGACGAAGACGGAGCCCATGCCGAGCACCGCGCCGCCGCCGTACCCGGTGTCCCAGGCGTCGGTGAGGGTCTTGAGGAAGACGCCCGCGAGCAGCAGTCCGCCGAGGAGCGGGGCGAGGCCCTTGAGCAGCAGGTCGCGAGCGCTGCGGCGGAGCTCGCGGCGGAAGTACCAGACGCAGGCGAAGGCCGTCAGCGCGTAGTAGAAGCAGATCATCAGACCGAGGGCCTTGATGGTGTCCTCGACGACGTGGTCGCTGATCAGCGTCATGCCGACGTAGAAGCCGGCGGTGGCGACGCCGGCCGCGACGGTGGCGTAGCCGGGGGTGCGGTGCTTGGGGTGGACGCTGCCGAAGCGCGGCGGGACGGCCTTGTAGGCGCTCATCGCGAGCAGCGTACGGGCGACCGGGATGAAGGTGGTCTGCAGGCTCGCGGCCGCGCTGGCGACGACGGCGAGGAAGAGCAGGATGCTCCAGGGGGTGCCGAGGACCGGCCGGGCCAGGGCCGCGAAGACGTTGTCGGCGGTCTCGGGGTTGCCGAGCCCGGTGCCGGTGGTGCCGACTCCGGCGAACATCTGCGCGGCGACGGCGACCAGGAGGTAGGAGGTGACCAGGGTGACCATCGAGATCATCGCGGCCCGGCCGGGGGTCCTGGCGCTGCCGAGGGTCTCCTCGTTCATGGTGAGGCAGGTGTCCCAGCCCCAGTACATGAAGATGGACAGGGACAGCCCGGCCGTGAAGGCGCTGAACGAGCCGACCTCCAGCGGGTTGAGCCAGCCCGGGGAGAAGCCCACCGAGTGCGGCAGGTCGCCGGCCGCCGCCTTGCCGATGGCGATGCCGGCGAACAGCAGCAGGACGGCCAGTTGCAGGCCGACCAGGCTGTACTGGAACCACTTGGTGGCGGTCATGCCCCGGTAGCTCATCGCGGTGGCCGCGGCGATCAGGGCGACCACGGTGAGCAGGTGGACGGCGGTGTTGTCGCCGAGGCCGGCGACGGTGTCGCTGCCGGTCATCTCGCCGAGCATCAGGTAGAGGAAATCGGTGGCGACGCCGGCCAGGTTGGACAGCACGATGATGGTCGCGACGGTCAGGCCCCAGCCGGCCATCCAGCCGATCCGCGGGCCGAAGGCCTTCACCGTCCAGGTGAAGGAGGTGCCGCAGTCGGGGAAGGCCTTGTTGAGCTCCTTGTACGCGAAGGCGACGAGCAGCATCGGCAGGAAGCCGGCCAGGAACACCGCGGGCATCCGGACGCCGACGGCGGTGACGGTGGGCCCGAGGGTCGCGGTGAGGCAGTAGACCGGGGCGACCGTGGAGACGCCGAGGACCACGCTGCTCAGCAGCCCGACGGAGTTGCCGCGTAGGCCCTTGTCCCCGGCCTCGCCGGGGGCGGGCCCCGGGCCGGGGAGGTCGCCGGTGGTGCCGATGGCCGGGACGCCTGTCGGGAGGACGGGCGTCGTTGCCCGTCCGCTGCTTCCGTGCTCCGAGAGCTGCTGATCAACCACCCCGGCACCCTAAGTACGAGGTCCGGTTCTGTGTAGGCCTGACCTGCGTGATCTGAAGCACTGTCTTCGATTCAAGTGATCAGATTGGACTTTGAGTGACATATCCATGGATCATTGACGAAGAGCCCTTGGTTTCGAAGGGGCAGGGCGGCTTTGATTTTCCTGTTACGTACGGGTTTGAGGCGATTTCTCCCCTGTGCAGGAGGCCGCCGGTCGGCCGCCGACCACCGTCGGATAGGTTTGCCTCACCTAATAAACCCGCCGATGGACCCCGGGCACCCCCCTGCCCGATCGCCGCCGGCCGTCGCAGTAGGAGCGCTCGCGTGGCCCCCACCCCCGCCGACCGGACCACCTCCCCCACCACCCGGCGGAGCTTCCTCGCCGCCGGCCTGACCGGCGGGGCCGTCCTCGGTCTCGGCGGGCTCCTCGCCGCCTGCGGCAGCTCCACCGGCGCGACGGACGCGGCCGCCCCCGCCGGCGGGGCCTCCCCGGACCAGAAGTCGGTCAAGCAGGGCGGCGACGACTACGCCACCGTGATCGAGCAGATGAAGGCCTTCGGCACCGACGCCGCCCCCGGCGTCTACCCCCGCACCGTCAAGCACGCGCTCGGCGAGACCGTGATCCCGGCCAGGCCGGTCCGGGTCGTCGTCCTGGACACCGGCGAACTCGACAACGTGGTCGCGCTCGGCATCCAGCCCGTCGGCGTGGTCCACACCGACGGTTCCAAGACCATGCCGTCCTACCTCAAGGACAAGGTCGGCAGCCCGGCCGACGTCGGCACCATCAACAGCCTCAACCTGGAGGCCATCGCCGCGCTCAAGCCGGACCTCATCCTCGGCAGCCAGCTGCGCGCCCAGGATCAGTACGCCTCGCTGTCGAAGATCGCGCCGACCGTCTTCTCGATCCGCCCCGGCTACCCCTGGAAGGAGAACTTCCTGCTGAACGCCAGCCCCTTCGGCCTCCAGCGGGAGGCCAAGGCGCTGCTCGCCGCCTACCAGGCCGCCGCCACCGCGGTGGGCGCCCGGCTCGGCGACAGGAAGCCCACGGTCAGCCCGCTGCGCTTCATGCCCGGCAAGACCCGGCTCTACGCCGGCCTCTCCTTCATCGGCACCATCCTCACCGACATCCCGATCCCGCAGCCGAAGATCGAACAGGTCAAGGAGCTCGCGGTCGAGATCAGCCCCGAGCAGATCGACAAGGCCGACGCGGACTGGGTCTTCTACGGCGTGTACGGCACACCCAGCTCCACCAACCAGGACGCCGTGCTCGGCGGCGCACTGTGGAAGACCCTCGGCGCCGTGAAGTCGGGCCAGGCCAGGCCGGTCTCGGACGAGACCTGGTTCCTGGGCCTCGGCGTGCTGGCCGCCGACGCGGTCCTGACCGACCTCAAGGGCTTCGTCGCCCCCGGCGCCTGAGGTCCCGGGGCCCCGCGCTGGAGGGCCCACCCCGGGGAGCCGGGCAGGAGGAGGGCCGGACCGGGGTACGGACGGTCATCACGGCCCGACTCCTCGGGGTTCCGTCAGCCGGTCCTCTTGGAGCTTGATCCCCCGGTCCTCTTGGAGCTTGATCCCGGGGTGCGGCAGGATCATCCGGACCGCACCTCGGAGGGCCCGCGCCGATGATCCCGCTCGACCAGACCGCAGCCGACCGTCCCCTGCCCGCGCCCGCCGGTCACGGGCCCGGCGCCGAGTGCTCCGTCGCAGCCGGAGCCGGAGCCGCCGACCCGACCGCAGGCCACCGGCCCGCGGGCCCGGCACCGGCCGACACCGTGCCGCAGCCCCGGCCGGCCGGCGGGACGCCGGACACCACCGCGGACAACCTGCGGGCCGGGCTGGGCGCCCGGCTCCGAACGGCCTACGAGCGCGGCGCGACCGTCGCCGAACTGGCGGCGGCCTGCCGCCGGACCGCGGCCGAGACCCGGGACCTGCTGCTGGCCGCCGGAACCGACCTCTCCCACCGGGTGCGGCTGCCCGCGCCGGGCGACCCGGACGCGCGGCCCGGCCGGGTGGCGGAGCAACAGTCCGAGCAGCGCCCGGTCCGGCAGGGCTCGGCTCAGCGGCCGGGCCAGCCCTCGGAGCAGCGCTCGGACCGGTCCGGGGCGCAGCCGGCCGAACGGGACGAGCGGGCGCCGGCAACCGGCCGGCCCGGGCGGGGAGCGCGGTCGGCGAACCGCTGGGCGCCCGCCGTGCTGTCCGCGACGGCCACCCCCAAGGTGGAACCGGCGCCCGCGAAGCGCCCCTCCCCCGCCCGCCGGCTGAGCCGGCTCCACCCGCGTCCGCAGGGCGACGCCGCCACCCCACCGGCGCCGGCGGAGCGCGGCGGGCCCGCGACCGTCCGGCCCGAGCCGGTCTCCGAGACCCCGCTCGGCATCCTGATCGGCGGGACCCCGAACCTGCCCGAGCCCGAGAACCGCCCGCAGGAGCGCCGGTACGTCCTGGCCGAGGCCCGGATGATCCGCCCCGGTCGCGGGACCTCCCTGGTCGTCCTCCCGTCGTGGCGGCCCGCGATCGCCGTCTCCGTACCGACCGAACAGCTGCTCGCCGCGACCGGACTCGAGTACGGGCAACTGCCCTGCGCCGTACTGTCGGTGTTCATCAATCCGGAGGCCCTGCACGACCGCGAGCTGGGGCTGCACGGCTGGCGCGTCCGGCCGGCCCGGCGCGGCGGCGCCCGGAACCGGCCCGCCTGAGCCACCGGCCGGGCCACGCCCCACCGGCGTGACCCGGCGTGACCCGGCGTGGCCTGGAGGAGGTCGGGCCGGTTCGGGCGCCTGCCCGATCAGGTGTCCGTGGCCTCCCGTGCGCTGCCGGCCGTCGCCGTCGTACCCGTCGCGGCGTTCGCGCCGCCGCCGGTGCCTGTCCCGTTGGCGATGTAGCCCAGATCGACCGGCTCGAACGCCGGGAGCGACCCGGGCGATCCGTCCCCGGGCCACCCCTTCGCCCGTACTCCGGCCAGCAGGGAGGGCAGTTGGGGCGGCCAGAGGGCGTCGGCCCGCTCGTCGGCGAGATCCGCCGTGGTCCACCAGCGCCAGTCGAGGATGCCGTCGGTGGCGTGGACGGAGCTGACGTCGCCGACCG
Protein-coding regions in this window:
- a CDS encoding ABC transporter substrate-binding protein, whose amino-acid sequence is MAPTPADRTTSPTTRRSFLAAGLTGGAVLGLGGLLAACGSSTGATDAAAPAGGASPDQKSVKQGGDDYATVIEQMKAFGTDAAPGVYPRTVKHALGETVIPARPVRVVVLDTGELDNVVALGIQPVGVVHTDGSKTMPSYLKDKVGSPADVGTINSLNLEAIAALKPDLILGSQLRAQDQYASLSKIAPTVFSIRPGYPWKENFLLNASPFGLQREAKALLAAYQAAATAVGARLGDRKPTVSPLRFMPGKTRLYAGLSFIGTILTDIPIPQPKIEQVKELAVEISPEQIDKADADWVFYGVYGTPSSTNQDAVLGGALWKTLGAVKSGQARPVSDETWFLGLGVLAADAVLTDLKGFVAPGA
- a CDS encoding APC family permease, encoding MGTTGDLPGPGPAPGEAGDKGLRGNSVGLLSSVVLGVSTVAPVYCLTATLGPTVTAVGVRMPAVFLAGFLPMLLVAFAYKELNKAFPDCGTSFTWTVKAFGPRIGWMAGWGLTVATIIVLSNLAGVATDFLYLMLGEMTGSDTVAGLGDNTAVHLLTVVALIAAATAMSYRGMTATKWFQYSLVGLQLAVLLLFAGIAIGKAAAGDLPHSVGFSPGWLNPLEVGSFSAFTAGLSLSIFMYWGWDTCLTMNEETLGSARTPGRAAMISMVTLVTSYLLVAVAAQMFAGVGTTGTGLGNPETADNVFAALARPVLGTPWSILLFLAVVASAAASLQTTFIPVARTLLAMSAYKAVPPRFGSVHPKHRTPGYATVAAGVATAGFYVGMTLISDHVVEDTIKALGLMICFYYALTAFACVWYFRRELRRSARDLLLKGLAPLLGGLLLAGVFLKTLTDAWDTGYGGGAVLGMGSVFVIGVGILLLGAVLMVWYGVYRPEFFRGETLRKDTPALVVED
- the trpS gene encoding tryptophan--tRNA ligase is translated as MTITTTRPEPASADLGTDPEGPAGRRVLTGDRPTGPLHLGHYFGTLRNRVRLQRQGAELFVVVADYQVITDRDIADRLAEHSENLVIDYLATGLDPESATIFAHSAVPALNQLLLPFLSLVSVAELGRNPTVKDEIAHSRQSAVSGLMFTYPVHQAADILFCKADLVPVGQDQLPHLEVARTVARRFNERYGAGIFPRPRALLSEAPLLPGTDGGKMSKSRGNAIVLAADEDETARLVRGARTDAERRISYDPAGRPGVAGLLQLAALCQDRTPGELAEEIGDGGAAALKRTVTEAVNEHLRPIRARRAELAADRAHIRQVLRTGAERANAVADATLAEVRAAMGAVGSA
- a CDS encoding nucleoside/nucleotide kinase family protein, which produces MHDDTLNTETAAPPAGPATDGRRQALDDPLDLTEPAVGLLRGRGSGSRVILGLTGPPAAGKSTLARYLVAKVCRSEGPDAAAYLPLDGFHLSNTQLDRLGLRARKGAPSTFDAHGYVALLRRVAEDRFHDIYVPDFDRELDEPVAARHLVTPRTRLVITEGNYLASAETPWPEARTLLRELWYVDAEDSVREERLLRRHMAGGQPEPEARQRVSSNDHPNGEYVKAARAACSRIVRPGRLPRTPGARSVD
- a CDS encoding S66 peptidase family protein, encoding MAQHPPEQAAGPVRPAPPHYPPPPRTGRLRALTRPPHLRPGDRVAVVAPSSPVDPDRLTAGCAVLRSWGLEVEVAPHVLDTHPALGHLAGRDADRAADLRAAWLDPTIAAVVCARGGYGVHRMVDLLDWDALRTAPPKVLVGYSDVTSLHEAFAQRLGLATLYGPMVSAQTFLTDGPTAEHLRRTLFQPAATTVLNSATAGTLVPGRARGITAGGCASVLAAERGTPGARPSFEGAVLVLEDVNEQPYQLDRILTQLLRSGALDGVAGVALGSWSGCGRPERVREVMLDRLGPLGVPVLWELGFGHGPSSLTVPLGVPALLDADAGALTLEVPALAERGH